TTCGAACCGGCGGGCACCCGGTACTTCGCTCGGGTCGGCCTCGTACACGCCGTCGACATCCTTGATCAGCCGTACCCGATGGGCCTGCAGGCGATCGGCGAAGAACACTGCGCTGAGGTCAGTGCCGCCGCGGCCGAGGGTGACGACGCCATGCTCCTCATGGTCGGCGATGAAGCCGGGAACCACAACCACATCCTGCTGCTGAAGCGCGGCGAGCACGTGGGCGGCATCGAGATCGACGAGGTCGGAATCGAGGGCGGGACCTTCCGCCACCAGCTTCATCTCATGCGGATCGAGGGTCGCCGCACGGACACCGACCTTGGCCAGCGCCAGTGCCAGCAATGCGGCCGAGCGGAGTTCCCCGACGCGGGCCAGCCGCGCCACGAGATTGGCCGGAGCCGCTTCGCCGCCGACCCGCTCGGCCTGGCCCAGCAGCGCGTCGGTGTCGCCGGCCAGCGCAGAGACGACCGCGACGACCTTCTCGCCCTCGCGGACATGGGCGTAGATTTCCTGCACCACCCGCGGGAAGTCGCGCTCGTCGCGGACGACCGAGCTTCCGAACTTGAGCACGCACAGGGCGTGGGCTGGTGGCAGGTGATGGGCTTGAAGGTGAAGCTGCTGGGACATGGGTGGGATCGCTTTCGGCTGGAAAAAGAACAAGAAAAAACCCGCTCTCCGGGTGGAGGGCGGGTCGGGTGAAACCTGGTTGTCAGACCAACGTCAGCCGCTCGCGCCCCACGGGTGCAGTGTGGTGATAATGGTCATGGTGATGGCGGTACGGCCGGCGCACGACACCGCGGCGCCGAAGGGCGCGAGGGCGGCAGCGAGGAGCGATTGACCTTGCATGGGATCCCAAAGCTGTCAGCAACGACCAACCCTGTCAACCCACGCCCGGTAGAATTCAGGATCGATCGCTCATAAGCGGCTGAGCCGACCCGCAAAATTTCGATCTTTTGGGATCCCTCGCGCCGGTGGACGACAGGCGGCGTCATCAGTAAGAAGCCCGTCGGAGCGAGGGAATGAAATTAACATGATGGTTGAAGGGCACGGCGCGGCCGGCCGCGTGGCCCGGCATATCCGGCAGCTGATCGTCGAAGGCGTGCTGGAGCCCGGCGCGCGGGTGGCCGAGGCGACGCTGGCCGAACGGCTGGGCGTGTCTCGTACCCCCGTCCGCAATGCGCTTCCCGTGCTTGCCAGCGAGGGCCTGCTGGAGCCGGTCGGCAAGCGCGGCTTTGCGGTGCGTGCCTTTACCAAGGAGGAGAGCTACGCCGCGACCGAGCTGCGCTGCGTGCTGGAAGGCTATGCCGCGCGCAAGCTCGCCTTGCGCGAAGACCGCGCCCCGGTGGTCGAGCAACTGCGCGAGGCGATGACCGACGGCGACGCCATCTTCACCAAGGGCTTTCTCGAACGCGAGGACGAGGATCGCTACGCCGCGATGAACCGGCGCTTCCACGACTTGGTGGTCAGCGGCGCCGGCGACAGCCTGCTGCAGGACATGATCCAGCGGGTCTACGCCATCCCCTTCGTCGCGCCCGACGTGGTCGCCTTCAACCGCATTCCGGCCGAAGAGATCTTCCCGATCCTGATGTCGGCCCAGCACCAGCATCATGCGATGATCGATGCCATCGCCGCTGGCCAGGCCGACTTTGCCGAAAGCCTGATGCGCGGTCATTCGGCGGCCGCCCGCCGCAGCCTCGGCCTCGAGGAACGGTTCGACGAGGCGCCCATTTCAGGCGCAGCGTAGCCGGGCCGGCCGGGGCGCCGCCGCCCGGTCGAGCCCGTCCGTCAGGTCGGCCAGCAGGTCGGCCGCTTCCTCGATCCCGACCGACAGCCGCAGCAGCCCGGCGCCGATCCCGGCCCGCTGCCGCACTTCGGCGCTCATCGCCGCATGGGTCATGGTTGCCGGATGCGCGACGAGGCTCTCCACCCCGCCGAGGGATTCGGCGAGGCTGAAGCACTGCAGCCCATCGAGAAAGGCCCGCACCGCCTCTTCTCCGCCGGCAAGCTCGAACGAGATCATCCCGCCGAATCCGGCCTGCTGCCGGGCGGCGATCGCATGGCGGGGGTGCGTCGCAAGCCCGGGATAGTGCACCGCTTCCACGCCGGAGTGAGCGGCCAGCAGGTCGACTACCCGCGCGGCATTTTCCTGGTGGATGCGGATCCGCGCCGGCAGCGTCCTCAGGCCGCGCAAGGTCAGGAAGCTGTCGAACGGCGAGCCCGTCAGCCCCAGCGCATTGGCCCACCACGCCAGTTGCTCATGCACCGCCGCGTCCTTCGCCACCACCGCGCCGCCGACCACGTCGCTGTGCCCATTGATATATTTGGTCGTCGAATGAAGCACGATGTCGGCGCCGAAGCCGATTGGGCGTTGCAGGGCGGGCGAAAGGAAGGTGTTGTCGACCACCGTCAGCGCCCCGGCCTCGTGCGCCGCGGCGATCGTCGCAGCGAGATCGGTGATCCGCAGCAGGGGATTGGACGGCGTCTCGATCCACACCAGTGCCGGCTTCTGCTTCAGCGCCGCGGCAAGGGCCGCCGCGTCGGTGAAGTCGACGGTAGTCAGCTCGAAATGGCCCCGCCGCGATAGTGCGTCGAACAGGCGCCAGCTTCCGCCATAGCAATCGTGCGGCACCAGCAGGCGGTCGCCCGGCTTCAGCACGGCGTGAAGGACCAGGGTTTCCGCGGCCAGACCACTGGCGGTGACCACCGCGCCATGGCCGCCCTCCAGCTCGGCCAGCGCCTCGGCCAGTTGGTCTCGGGTGGGATTGCCGCTGCGGCTGTAGTCGTAGGTGCGCTTCTCGCCAAAGCCGGCAAAGGTGAAGTTGGACGACAGCACGATCGGCGGCGCCACCGCGCCAAAGGCGGTGTCGCAATCGATCCCGGCGCGCACCGCCGTCGTCGCGAAGTGGCGCTCAGTCATGATCGTACTCCAGGTTTTCAAGGAAGTCGGACAGGAGTGATGCGACGAGTGCATGCTCCTTGAGGAAGCTGTCGTGGCCGAAGCGGGTCGGCAGTGCCGCGAAACGACCCCGCGGTGCCCGCTCGGCCAGTTCGGCGATGTCGGCGCGGGGGATCAGGCAATCGTCGAGCGCGGCGGCGAACAGGGCAGGGACGGTGATCCGCTCGGGCTCGATGGCGTGAAGGTCGATCGATTCCGACAGGCGACGATAGGCGACGGTGCAGACCCGGGCTGAATGGCGCGTGCCCTGCGCATCGAGATAGGGCTCGGCCCCGCAGGTGACACGCTCGCCGGTCAGGCAGGGCGAGGCGGCAAAGCGATCGGCGAATTCCTCCGGCGTGCGGTAGGCGGTCATCGCCATCTTGCGGGCCAATGCCACCCCGGCGCGCGGATCACCCAGCCGCTCGCCCAGCTCGACCGCCTGCCGCTGCAAGGCGCGCTGGGCGGAGACGAAAGGGTGCGCCCGGTGCGCGGCGCTGATCGCCAGCAGCCTGCCGCAACGGTCCGGCGCGAGCGCCGCCAGGTGCATGCCGGTCATCCCGCCATAGCTCGCCCCGATGAAGGCGGCGGCGGAATCGATGCCGAGATGATCCATCGCCAGCAGGATGGCGCGAGCCTGGTCGGCGGGATGGATCGGGCGATCGAGCGATCCGTCGGCCCCGACCCAGTCGATCGCCAGCCGGCGGAAACGCCCAAGCACGTCGGCCTGCGCTTCCCACCAGCCGGCGCTGGGGTCATCATCGCTGGCGATCACATGGGCGTCGGCCGAAATGCCGCCGGCGAGGATCAGCAGCGGGGCCTGCTCGTCGCCGGCAAGTTCGAAGCGGATGGTGACCGGCGCAGCTGGGCCGTGGACGAAGGGCAGGGTGGCCCGACAGCTGCCGGAGCCTTCCGGCTCCTCGCGGATGATCCTCAGATTGGCTGCGCTCACCTGGCCGTCACTCCCTCGTCCACGAGGGTCCGGACGGGCGGCGAGTGGACGAACGGCTCCGACCATCGGAGCGATCCGGACCATCTGCCGGCAAGCCCGAGGGCTCCCGCAGGACTTGGCACCATTGAGCCGGACGTGATGTCCGTCTCCGGTTGCCCCGGCTTCTTCGGGCCTGTCCCTCAGCCGGTCTCGATGGAAAGGCCATCATCGCCGTTCGGTAGCGGTAGAGTCAAGACGGGATCCCGAAATAACATCCGCTATGTGTCCGGTCGCGCAGTCTCCCCCACGCCGAAACGGTCCGGCACGCAATGGCAAGCGGGTGAATTTAACCCCCTTGCGCTCGCAATCGAATCAAGGCAGCTTAGGCAAACGGCAGCCATTTTAGGGCGGCCAAGGGACCAAAGCGAGCGACATGCTTCGATACCGGGTCATGGTGAACTTTACAGGCCGGCATTCCTACGGGGTGCCGGAGATGCTGTTCAACACCTGATCTGAGCGCTTGCCTCCCCCCGCGGACAAGCGCGGCGAGGCAAGAAAATGAATCCCAAATCGCAGAATATCATCAGTCCCATCCCGCCCGTCCTCGACGTGCTGCGGAAGGATATCGACTGGATCGACGACCAGATCCTCGACCTGCTCGAACAGCGCTATGCGGTGGTCAAGAAGGTCGCCTGGGCCAAGAACCGCGACGCCGAACAGGCGCTGGCACTGCGCCCGGCGCGTGAAGCCGCCATCCTCGACCGGCTCACTGCCCGTGCGATCCACGTCCCCCAGGCCGACGTCGCGCATATCTGGCGCTCGATCCTGTCGCTCAGTTCGCACCACCAGCGGGCCTATCGCATCCTGGTGTCGGGCCCGGACACGGCGCGCGTGGCGTTGCTCACGCTTGCCGCGTCACGCCACGCGGGCGTTGCGGTCGAATGGCTGGAGGACGGCGCCGCCGCCCTTGAAGCCGCCGGGCGCGGGGAAGCAGTGCTGCTGGTCCCCGCCGACCAGTGGGACGCGGGGCGCCATGTCGGGCTCGACCTCATCGCCCAGCATCCGACCGGCTGCCTCGACCATCCCTGGGCGCTCGAACTCGGCCGGCTCGGCAGCGACGAGGCGAGCCGTGCAGATTGGAGCCCGCACAGCTGGCAAACCAGGGTCCACCAGCAGCAACCGGCCTATCCCGAACCGCAGGCCGCCCGCGAAGCCATGCGCGAGCTTGCTGCCGGTAGCGGCATCGTCCCGCTCGACGAAGTCACCGAACTGCAGGCGCTGGTCGCCGAGGCGCAAGCGGGTCGGGGCCTGCTGATCCAGGCCGGCGATTGCGCCGAGCGGATGGACGCCGATGCTGAAGAGGTGCGCGCGATGGCCGCGCTGGTTGACCGGCTCGGCACGGAACTGGAAGAGCGGCTCGGGCTTCCCGCCACCCGCCTTGGCAGGCTCGGCGGCCAATATGCCAAGCCCCGTTCGCAGGCTGCCGAGGGGGAGGGCGCCGCGCGCGTTCCAGCCTATCGGGGCGACGCCGTCAACGGCCGCGCTGCCTGTCCGCTCGAGCGTACGGCCGATCCTTCGCGCCTGCTGCTCGCCGGCGACCAGGGCCTGCGGGTGCGCGGATGGCTTGAAACGGCCGCAGTCCGCACCAGCCACGAGGCCCTGCTCCTCGACTATGAAACGGCGCTGACCCGCACCGCCGGTGGCACGAGCTGGGCAAGCAGCGCGCACAGCCTGTGGCTCGGCGATCGCACCCGCGACCTCGCCGGCGCGCACGTCGAATATCTGCGCGGCATCGCCAATCCGCTCGGCATCAAGTGCGGTCCGACGCTCGGCCCCGAGCAGCTCGTCGCCTTACTCGATCGTCTCGATCCCAACGGCACGCCGGGACGCATCATGCTGGTGTCGCGGCTGGGAGCCGCCCATGTCGAGGATCGCCTCGCGCCGCTGATGGCGGCGGTGAAGGACAGCGGCCGCTCGGTCTTGTGGCTGTGCGATCCGATGCACGGCAACAATCTCACGGCGAACGGGACCAAGGTCCGGCTGATGACCGACATCGTCGCCGAAGTCGGCGCTTTCGTCCGCACCGCACGCAGCCTCGGCGTCCACCCCGGCGGCCTCCACCTCGAAGTTACGCCGCGCCCGGTGCTCGAATGCGTCGAGCGGATCGAGGATGCGACCGCCGATCGACCTTTCGAGAGCCTGTGCGATCCGCGCCTCAATGCCGAACAGGCCGTGCGCGTGATCCTCGCCTACGCCGCTGCGATGGAGAGCCGCGCGTGACCGCCGCCGCCCGCATCGTCGCCTACCTCGGCGGCAACGGCAGCTTCTCGGAGGAAGCATGTCGGCGCTTCGTGCCCGCGCACCAGTTGATGCCGCTCGGCGACTTCGCGTCGGTCGCGCGCGCGGTGTGCCAGGGGTCGGCCGATCTCGCCCTGTTGCCCGTGTCGAACAGCCGGGTCGGGCCGATCGCCACCGTCCGGCACCTGCTCGCCCATCCCGAACTGCGCGTCGTCGGCGAACAGGTGCTCGGCGTTCGCCTGCATCTCCTTGGCTGTGAGGGGGCGGACATCACCACCATCCGCCACGTGTCGAGCCATCCCGCCGCGCTGATCCAGTGCGCGCCCTACCTCGACGGACGCGAGTGGATCGCCATTCCGGCAGCGAGCACGTCCGAAGCCGCGCGCCAGCTGGCGGCGTCGAACGATCCGTCGCGCGCGGCCATTGCCTCGGAAGCGGCGGCCGCCATTTACGGCCTGCGGGTGCTTGCGCGCGACCTTCAGGGGGAGGCCGAAAACATCACCCGCTTCGCGATCGTCGAGCGGCGCGACCAGTTCGCCTGAGCCGAGCCACAGTCCTTCGCGCCGTCCGCTTATTGTATTTCTACGTAATCGCAACGTCCGCTCCAGCGGATCATAAGCGCCTCATCGACCTTGATGAATGGAGCTGGACCCGATGCGGGGACGGAAAGACGAAACAGCGCGTTGCATGCGGTTCGATGGTCTGACCCTGGCCCAGGCAAGTCTCACTGCCGGTTCTGGACTGGCACTGACCCTCTTGTCGAACGTCGCTCCGGTGGGCGCAACGCTTGCGTGGATCGCCATGTCGACGACCGCGGCGCTGGCCCTCGGGCAATGGGGCCGACGCCGGGTCAGCGATCGGCATCGCGCCAGTCTCGCCCAGGTCGAAGAGCAGATGCGCGTCATCTTTGCCGAGAATGTCTCGCGCGGCCTCGTTCTCGACCACCTGCGAGGCGGGCTCAACCGGCTCGCGGCGGGGGATGTCACGCACCGTTTGAAGAGCCAGTTTTCGCGATTCTACGAGCCGCTCCGCAACGACTTCAACGCCGCGGCGGCCAGGCTCGCCGAAGCCCAGGCCGCAGCCCTGCGCATCAATCGCCGCGCCGCCCACCTTCGCGACACCTGCCAGGACCACGCCTGTCGCTCCGACTGGCAACCCGAGCTTGCCCATCTGATGGGATCTTCCGGCAAGATTTCGGGCAATCTGGCTCTGGCGGAAGCACTTGCGCTGCAAGCGACGACCGATCTCGAGTTATTGGCAGGCGGCCTCGATCGCTCGGTTCGCGCAATGAGCGTCATCGAAGCCGGATCCAAAGAGGCGCTCACGACCTTGAAGGAACTGGATGCCCTTGCTCTTCGCACCAGCCTTCTGGCGCTCCAGGTCGGGGACGAGGCAGGAGAAACCGGCGCCTTGCCCGCACTCAAGGAGGAAGCACGCCAACTGGCCGAACAGTCCGCCACCACGGCAATGGTCGTCAGGGAGCGATTCGGCGCAGGTTTCAAGCTTGTCGCGGAGGGCGTTCAGTCCCTTGCCTCGGTCGCGGGAGTGATGCCGCTGCTGGCCGCTCGCCTCCAGGAGGCCAAGGAGGTCGTCGGCGAAGCGTCGGTCACCGCCGACATCCATTCGTTCGGCCTGCAGAACATCGCGACGGTATGGGGCCAGATCGAGTTCGCGACCGATCAGAATGCCGCAACGCTGGCGGAGGCTGCCTCGACCGCGCGATCGCTTGTCGCGGAAACCGAGCGCCTGACGCCCAGGACCGATAGTGCCGCCGACAGGCCAGGTGCCCGGCCACCGGCCCCGACCCGGCATCGGACCACGCCACCGGTTCGGCCGGCGCGAGCAGCCGTTGGCTCCTTCCCCCTTGCGGCATGCCAGCCAGCGCAGTGGGTCGGCTGATGACCCACCGACCGGCAAACGTCAGGGCAGTGCCGCCATTCCCCGTCGACCTGCGACATCTCCGAAGCAGTGCCCGGCTGACCGGAGTCACCGGCAATCCTCTAGAAACAGGAGGGATGGCGCGACCACCGGCCCGACAGGAACCAAAGCTCATGGCAGGGGGAAGTGTGCTTGTCGTCGATGACGAGGTCGAGATCGTCGAGGAGCTGTGTGAGCTACTGGGTATGTTCGGCCATATCACGCACGGGGCGCACTGCGTGCCCGAAGCCCTGGAACTGCTCGGCCGCGGCATCGACGTGACGACCATCATCAGCGATTTCCGGATGCCCGGGCCAAGCGGGCTCGACCTCCTCAGAAGCTGCCGGGCAAGCGCCTCCGACAGCCAGCGAACCTGTCGCTTCTACCTCATGACAGGTCAGACGGATCTGACCGATGCTGCTCTGCAGGAACTGGCCCAGGGCGGTGCATCGGTGATCGGAAAGCCGGTCGGTCCGAAGACGCTTCTGAGCCTGATCGCCGGAGACGTCGGCGCATGACCGCCCCGGTCCCGCACGACAGCTTCACCTTTCCGGTCTCTCACGCTCGCCAGCGCCGGCGGCTGCGCAAGCGGCGGCGACTGTTCGCTCAACATCTCCTCGTGCTGCTCGCGGCTGTCGGGCTGGCGGTGTCCAGTCAGCGCGTCATCATGGCTCCCGGGCTGGAGCTTTATCTCGGGCCGCTCTTCTACCTGTTTGCCTTCTGGCTGTTTGGAGTTCGCGCCGGGGTCGCAGTGGCGGTCATCACCATGGCGCCGACCTACTTCTGGTGGGGGCATCCGTTTTCGGTGGTCCTGGGAGTCGGTCACGTGCTCTTCCTGCACTGGATCGGGCAGCGTCAGGCAAACTACAGCATCGCCACCCTGGTCTACGGGGCCACCTTTGCAGCAGCGGCGGGCTACGCGCTGATCATCTGGAATTACGAGGTTCCACCTGCGCTTGCGACCCTGCTGGTTCTTCGAAAGATCCTCAACGACGTTCTGTTCGCCGCGATCGTGGATTGCGTTCGCCTGCTTCTGCAGGTGGATAAGCGGCGGATCGCCCTGGTCCGCCGACGCTGCGTCTGGCTTCCGGCAGCGGTCACCACGTCGACCATGTTCTTCGCGGTGACGGGCTGCATGGCGCTCTTCGTTGTCGAGGTCGGCAATTTCAGCATGCGCTTCGACGCCGCGATTCGTGATGTTGATACGGAAGTGTTGCGGATCACAGATCTCGAACATGCCGCAGTGCACAGCGTGCGAGGGACGCATGAAGTGCAAACCTTCATGGGACCGGTGCAGGTACTGATGGCCCCCAGCCGGGCCCTGCTTGGCGACACCGCCAGGATCGGCCGCGAACTCGGCTGCAGCACCTTTGATGATGGCCGGCAAGTCACGGGGCCTAACGATCGCGGAACCTTCGCCTATTGGGTCAACGCCTGTCGCGTCGGTGAGCTCGGCGGAACGGGCCACGAACTTGCCTATGCCGCATCGATCCGTCCGCTAGTACTGAAAGCGTACCAGACCCTGCTCACTGAATTGCTGGCAGTGATCGCCTTGGCGGCGCTGGGCATCATCAGCTGTCAGTGGCTTCGACGTCTCACCCACAACACGATGATCAGCTGGTTCGAGGTGGTTCGCGATTTCGGCACGCCGGGCCTGGTCGCGCCGCCACCCGTGCCGCTCAAGGATTTTCAGCCCGCGATCGATGCCTTCGTTCACGAGAATAATGCTTATGTCGCATTGGCGCGCGAGCGAGAGCAGCTTGCGCTTGCGGTTGGCGAATTGAAGAATGCCATCGATCTCACGCTGATAGCCGACATCTATTTCGACCAGGCAGCGGGTGAGCTCGTCTTCGACCGCCTCGATAATACGAGCCGGGAAAACCATCGCCTCCTGATCCATGAGGGCGATCGCCAGGAGCTCGTCACCGCCGCCGGCAAGTCCGAAGTGATGGTCGAATTCAGGCCCGCGGATGGCGCGGCCACCGAATGGTACATGCTGATCGCCCGTAATCCGGACTTGCAGTCCCGCTGGAAGGCCGGCTGCATGCTGCGACTTCGACAGTCGAAGATGCAGCAGGATCGGATGCTGCACCAAGGGCGCCTGATGGACCTCGGTGGCATGGCCTCGGCACTTAGCCATGAGATCAAGCAACCCTTGTTCACCATCGCGCTCGCCGCCGAGAACGCCTTGTTCCAGGTCGAGGCGAGCGGCGACGAGAGCCTCACGCCGATCATCAAGAAGCTGGGGCGGATCGGCGATCAGGTCGATCGCGCCCGCTCGATCATCGATCAGGTCAGTCATTATGCACGCCTCGAAACGCCCGAGGGCGAGTTGTTCGATCCGATGGAGGCGGTGACCGCGTCGGCGAGTTTTGTTCGTCCCATGCTCGTTGCCGACGAGATGACTCTCTCGATCGCCCATGATCATGATCAGTCGTTACGGGTCTCGATGGCGAGGGTCGGGCTCGAGCAGATCGTCGTCAACGCGCTCCAGAACGCCCACGATTCCATCCTCACCCGGCGGCAGGGCGGCGATCCTACTCCCGGACGGATCACGATCGGACTGCGCAAGGTCGAGGAACTGGTCGAGATCACCATTGCCGATAACGGTACGGGCCTGTCGGGAGAGGCAAGCAGCAAGGCGTTCGAAGCCTTCTTCACGACCAAGGGACCGCATCGCGGAACCGGGCTCGGGCTGTACATCTGCCGGCAGATCATGATCGAGGCGGGGGGAAGAATGGACCTGTCCAACGGTTCCGAGGGCGGAGCCGTCCTTACCATCACCGTGCCGTGCCGGACCGCTATCGCATCTGCCATCGGGCATTTCGCATGAGCGGCCCGCTGGTCCATCTGCTCGAAGACGACGAGCCGAGCGGCAAGCTGCTGCAGCAGTCACTCAGGCAGCGCGGCTACGAGACGTGCTGGACCCCGCGGGTCCGCGACCTCAAGATCGATCCCAATCGCAGCAATGTCGTCGTGCTTGATCTCGCCATGCCCGAGATCGATGGGTTCGGAGCCATCGACCGCATCGCCAAGGATCGCAACGTTGCCCGGGTGATCATCGCCAGCGGGCAACAGCCGCGCGTCATCAATGCAGCGCTGATGACGGCTCAGTCGGCCGGACTGACGGTGGTCGGTACGCTTCAGAAACCCTACACCGCACGAAGACTCATCGAACTGCTGGAAACCCGCTTCGCGCCTTACCAGGATCCGGAACGTAGGGGGGAGGACTGGGTGAAGGAGCGGCTGGCTGAGGGGAGCCTGGCCGATCGCACCACCGTGCATTTCCAGCCCAAGCATTCGCTCGCCACCAAGTCGCTGGTGGGATTCGAGGCGCTTGCCCGGGCAGCCGATGGTTCGCCCATTTCCCCCGATCTGCTGTTCGGCGACCTCGTGCCGATCGACACCACGCTGGCGATCACCTGCCGGGTCATCCAGCAAAGCGTGGCGGCAATCCGGCGCTTTGAACATCAGCCAATGACAATCGCCTTCAACTGCCGGGCGGAAGTGCTTTGCCACCCCCTGTTCCTTCCGCAACTGGAGGCGCAGGTTTCGGCCGCGGGGATCGATCGTTCCTGCCTGACCGTGGAATTGACCGAGCATCCGACGCTTGAAGGTCTGCAACCGCTTTCGCGCGCGGCAAGCCAGCTCACCATGCTCGGCTACAATTTCGCCGTCGACGATTTCGGCAAGGGAAACGCTGGCTTCGAATTGCTGATGCAATTGCCGTTCACCGAGCTGAAGATCGACAAGGACTTCTTCTGGAGCGTGCTCGAAGGTGGAGCGGCAATGCAGATGCTTCGCGAGGTGATCGGCTATTGCCGCGCGCAAGGCATTCTCACGACCATCGAAGGCATCGAGTCCGATGCCCAGCAGGAATTCGCAACGGCGCTCGGGGCCGATCTCGGGCAGGGCTTCCTGTGGGGCAGGGCGGCACCGCTGTGATAAGCGGCGGGTTGGCCGCGTCCCGCTCTCGTCGCTGCTATAATGAGGCGATGGACAAGGACCTCGACGCGCAGCCCGGCCGTGGCCTCGTCTACGTGGTCGACGACGATGCGGATCTGCGAACCGAGCTCTGCGAATTGTTGTGCAACAACCGGTTCGAAGCACTGCCATTCGGTGACGGTGCCCAATTTCTCGACGCCATTCGTCCCGGCGATCCTTCCTGTGTCTTGCTCGACGTGCGCATGCCGGGTGTCGATGGGATCACCGCTCAGACGCGTCTTCGAGCCAAGGCGCCGCTTGCGGCCGTGATCATGCTGTCAGGCCACGGCGACATCCCGATTGCGGTTCAGGCAACGAAGGCGGGGGCGATCGACTTCATCGAGAAGCCGGTTGCGGCCGGCGCCTTGCTCTGTTCGATCGACGACGCGCTTGCCACCGCCCGGGCGAGACAGAGCGACCTGGAGCCGACCGGCGAGGCCCGCCGCCTGGTGGCGACGCTGTCGCACCGTGAATATCAGGTCCTGCGCGGGATGGTCGGAGGGCTGCAGAACAAGGTCATCGCCTATCGCCTCAGCCTCAGTCAGCGGACAGTCGAGATCTACCGGGCCAAGGCAATGAAGAAGCTTCGCGCGCGTTCACTGCCGCTTGCGGTCCAGACCGCGCTGGTCGCCGGCGTGCCGCCACTCGATAGTGGTGATGGCACGCCGGCCGATGCGTGTTTATACCTGTCGGCCTAGGCGAAGAGCCACAGATCCACGGTCTTGAAATCGTGCCTGAACGCGAAGTCGTCGGCGGCATCGAAACGGTAGGATTGCGATGCGGCAGCCTCGGTATAGTCACCGGTCTTGACCCCGGCGAGCGAGGACAGGCCAAGCAGGGTCACCGATCCGCCTGCAGTCAGGTTGATCCGCAGATCGGCAACGCCGTCCCCGTTGGTGTCGCCGACCTGGCTCGAGCGGATCGCGGTCCCGTCGAACAGCAACGTGTCGTTGGCGATGTCGAAGTCACGGATCACGTCGTTGCCGCCGCGCGCGGCGAGCACGAAGGCATCGCGTCCGGCGCCGCCTTCCAGCAGGTCGTCGCCCTGGCCACCGATCAGCAGGTCGTTGCCGCGACCGCCGAACAGCTGGTCGTTGCCGTTTCCGCCGTCGAGGTGGTCGTGGCCGTCGAGACCGAACAGCCGGTCGATGCCGTTGCCGCCGGACAATCGGTCCTCGCCGCCGGTGCCGTTCACCACGTCATCGCCATTGCCGGCGTTGACGGTGATTCCGTCGGCCAGACCGGTCACCGTCACGGCGACGGTCGCGGTGCTGGTCAGGCCGCCCTTGTCGGTCACGGTATAGGTGAACCGGTCGGTAGCGGTCGCGCCGGGCGCCAGCGCGTCGAACGCATCATTGTCGGCGACGTAGCGAAGGTTTTGCGAAGTGGCGTCGAATACCAGGCTGCCAAGCGTTCCCGTGCCGCTCACCGCGCTGATCGACAGGGCATCGCCGGCGTCCGGATCTCGATCGTTGCCGAGCAGCAGACTCCACAGGTTCGCGGACGTCGCGTCCTCGTTGACGGCGATGCTGTCGATCACCGCGACCGGCGCTTCATTGACGTCGCCGACCGCAACGACGACGTCGTTGCTGCTGCTCAGGCCGGCGGCGTCGGTGACCTGCACCTTCAGCGTGAAGCTGGTCGCGGCCTCATAGTCGAGTGCCG
Above is a window of Sphingomonas glaciei DNA encoding:
- a CDS encoding GntR family transcriptional regulator; amino-acid sequence: MMVEGHGAAGRVARHIRQLIVEGVLEPGARVAEATLAERLGVSRTPVRNALPVLASEGLLEPVGKRGFAVRAFTKEESYAATELRCVLEGYAARKLALREDRAPVVEQLREAMTDGDAIFTKGFLEREDEDRYAAMNRRFHDLVVSGAGDSLLQDMIQRVYAIPFVAPDVVAFNRIPAEEIFPILMSAQHQHHAMIDAIAAGQADFAESLMRGHSAAARRSLGLEERFDEAPISGAA
- the metB gene encoding cystathionine gamma-synthase; amino-acid sequence: MTERHFATTAVRAGIDCDTAFGAVAPPIVLSSNFTFAGFGEKRTYDYSRSGNPTRDQLAEALAELEGGHGAVVTASGLAAETLVLHAVLKPGDRLLVPHDCYGGSWRLFDALSRRGHFELTTVDFTDAAALAAALKQKPALVWIETPSNPLLRITDLAATIAAAHEAGALTVVDNTFLSPALQRPIGFGADIVLHSTTKYINGHSDVVGGAVVAKDAAVHEQLAWWANALGLTGSPFDSFLTLRGLRTLPARIRIHQENAARVVDLLAAHSGVEAVHYPGLATHPRHAIAARQQAGFGGMISFELAGGEEAVRAFLDGLQCFSLAESLGGVESLVAHPATMTHAAMSAEVRQRAGIGAGLLRLSVGIEEAADLLADLTDGLDRAAAPRPARLRCA
- the metX gene encoding homoserine O-succinyltransferase MetX, with the protein product MSAANLRIIREEPEGSGSCRATLPFVHGPAAPVTIRFELAGDEQAPLLILAGGISADAHVIASDDDPSAGWWEAQADVLGRFRRLAIDWVGADGSLDRPIHPADQARAILLAMDHLGIDSAAAFIGASYGGMTGMHLAALAPDRCGRLLAISAAHRAHPFVSAQRALQRQAVELGERLGDPRAGVALARKMAMTAYRTPEEFADRFAASPCLTGERVTCGAEPYLDAQGTRHSARVCTVAYRRLSESIDLHAIEPERITVPALFAAALDDCLIPRADIAELAERAPRGRFAALPTRFGHDSFLKEHALVASLLSDFLENLEYDHD
- a CDS encoding 3-deoxy-7-phosphoheptulonate synthase, giving the protein MNPKSQNIISPIPPVLDVLRKDIDWIDDQILDLLEQRYAVVKKVAWAKNRDAEQALALRPAREAAILDRLTARAIHVPQADVAHIWRSILSLSSHHQRAYRILVSGPDTARVALLTLAASRHAGVAVEWLEDGAAALEAAGRGEAVLLVPADQWDAGRHVGLDLIAQHPTGCLDHPWALELGRLGSDEASRADWSPHSWQTRVHQQQPAYPEPQAAREAMRELAAGSGIVPLDEVTELQALVAEAQAGRGLLIQAGDCAERMDADAEEVRAMAALVDRLGTELEERLGLPATRLGRLGGQYAKPRSQAAEGEGAARVPAYRGDAVNGRAACPLERTADPSRLLLAGDQGLRVRGWLETAAVRTSHEALLLDYETALTRTAGGTSWASSAHSLWLGDRTRDLAGAHVEYLRGIANPLGIKCGPTLGPEQLVALLDRLDPNGTPGRIMLVSRLGAAHVEDRLAPLMAAVKDSGRSVLWLCDPMHGNNLTANGTKVRLMTDIVAEVGAFVRTARSLGVHPGGLHLEVTPRPVLECVERIEDATADRPFESLCDPRLNAEQAVRVILAYAAAMESRA
- a CDS encoding prephenate dehydratase domain-containing protein, coding for MTAAARIVAYLGGNGSFSEEACRRFVPAHQLMPLGDFASVARAVCQGSADLALLPVSNSRVGPIATVRHLLAHPELRVVGEQVLGVRLHLLGCEGADITTIRHVSSHPAALIQCAPYLDGREWIAIPAASTSEAARQLAASNDPSRAAIASEAAAAIYGLRVLARDLQGEAENITRFAIVERRDQFA
- a CDS encoding response regulator; this translates as MLVVDDEVEIVEELCELLGMFGHITHGAHCVPEALELLGRGIDVTTIISDFRMPGPSGLDLLRSCRASASDSQRTCRFYLMTGQTDLTDAALQELAQGGASVIGKPVGPKTLLSLIAGDVGA